One window of Nocardioides dongkuii genomic DNA carries:
- a CDS encoding MFS transporter codes for MKRSLSFEVDRELALVVAGTCLIAGTYGLVRLAYGLFLPDIQASVPMSSAAAGQVSSGASAAYCVGALAGLVAGGRPRLLVLGAVATAAAGSIAMAVATTTTVLVPSAVLASAGAGLASPGLVAVVGRNLSAARVGRAQATVNAGTGPGLVVAGLLALLLPDWRVGFATSAVLTATAGAAVLLLDRPGRTPAQVDPPPSSGRWLAALLRPAVGAFLLGAASATVWTYGRAHLVSSGTSDSASVLAWIALGVGGTATVLTAPALARRPAPRAWLVTTGAVALAIAVLAIPGPLPVAVLACGVFGWAFVAASSALIAWTAELVPLRAASGTAAVFIALVLGQAAGSSAAGSLADLAGLPVTFLLAAAVCVLAAGCGGLRSVLPALPKVSSVGR; via the coding sequence GTGAAACGGTCGTTATCGTTCGAGGTCGACCGCGAGCTCGCCCTCGTGGTCGCCGGCACCTGCCTGATCGCCGGCACGTACGGGCTCGTGCGTCTCGCCTACGGCCTGTTCCTGCCCGACATCCAGGCGTCCGTGCCGATGAGCTCCGCGGCCGCGGGCCAGGTCTCGTCGGGGGCGTCGGCCGCGTACTGCGTCGGGGCGCTCGCCGGGCTCGTCGCCGGCGGCCGACCCCGGCTGCTCGTCCTCGGCGCGGTGGCGACCGCGGCCGCGGGGTCGATCGCCATGGCGGTGGCGACCACCACGACGGTCCTCGTGCCGTCGGCCGTCCTGGCCTCGGCCGGAGCCGGGCTCGCCTCCCCCGGCCTGGTGGCGGTGGTGGGACGGAACCTCTCCGCTGCCCGGGTGGGCCGGGCGCAGGCGACGGTGAACGCCGGCACCGGCCCGGGCCTCGTGGTCGCCGGGCTGCTCGCGCTGCTCCTCCCGGACTGGCGCGTCGGGTTCGCGACCAGCGCAGTGCTCACTGCGACGGCGGGCGCCGCCGTCCTGCTCCTCGACCGCCCGGGACGTACGCCGGCCCAGGTCGACCCGCCCCCGAGCAGCGGCCGGTGGCTCGCGGCCCTGCTCCGACCCGCCGTCGGGGCGTTCCTGCTCGGCGCGGCCTCGGCGACCGTGTGGACCTACGGCCGGGCGCACCTGGTCTCGTCGGGGACCAGCGACTCCGCGTCCGTGCTGGCCTGGATCGCCCTCGGGGTCGGGGGCACCGCGACCGTCCTGACCGCGCCGGCGCTCGCTCGACGCCCCGCGCCCCGCGCCTGGCTGGTCACCACCGGTGCCGTGGCCCTCGCGATCGCGGTGCTCGCCATCCCCGGGCCGCTCCCGGTCGCGGTCCTCGCGTGCGGCGTCTTCGGGTGGGCGTTCGTGGCCGCGTCCTCCGCCCTCATCGCCTGGACCGCCGAGCTGGTCCCGCTCCGGGCGGCGAGCGGCACGGCGGCCGTCTTCATCGCCCTGGTCCTCGGGCAGGCGGCCGGCTCCTCGGCCGCCGGGAGCCTCGCGGACCTGGCCGGGCTGCCGGTCACCTTCCTGCTCGCCGCCGCCGTCTGCGTGCTCGCCGCGGGGTGTGGCGGGCTCCGATCCGTCCTGCCGGCGCTCCCGAAAGTTTCATCGGTCGGCCGATGA
- a CDS encoding phytoene desaturase family protein, which yields MTQTTTPPTPSPLAAPETWDVVVVGAGPGGLTCAAYLAANGKRVLVLEANQVVGGSTQVFRRAGNKFEFDVGTHYVGECGPGGRMQTALAGLALTERINWLRQRPEGHCQIMIPGTTFQTPTGWDTYLERLVAAFPEEEAGLRRCVTVMRTIATRERPRRRPFALLRWGVRPITTLMAACGLSTDAQAVILAENGDYTWPPHRTPTAMHAGFLHHYLQAGAYYPRGGGQVIGAHLTDVVQTHGGRVRTKARVEQILIEDGRAVGVRLRGGEEIRSEVVVSAADFKKTWAELVGAEHLTRRLRRRLANLEMTLPMFAVYVALDVDLRERDTPPLAWVWPTNDVDGYYREVAAGRCPERMPVGISCPTAKDPEGTHSAPPGYSTLELVSWAPKEHAFWNVESGPADGGAYGREERYLQLKEELTQRVLDTAELMIPDLRERMVFCEASTPITQERFTLTTDGSCYGIAPLLKNLGPFRPRVTTHLPGLFLAGGSTEHMFGINATIHGGMGTAGAVLGRDLFQEVRDGAVFVDEARLTEITEDFDPLLASKPGSVIRRPARRRPRVDA from the coding sequence ATGACGCAGACCACGACGCCCCCGACGCCGAGCCCCCTGGCCGCCCCCGAGACCTGGGACGTCGTGGTCGTGGGGGCCGGACCGGGCGGCCTCACCTGCGCGGCGTACCTCGCGGCCAACGGCAAGCGGGTGCTGGTGCTGGAGGCCAACCAGGTGGTCGGCGGCAGCACCCAGGTCTTCCGCCGCGCGGGCAACAAGTTCGAGTTCGACGTCGGCACCCACTACGTCGGCGAGTGCGGCCCCGGCGGCCGGATGCAGACCGCTCTCGCGGGCCTGGCGCTGACCGAGCGGATCAACTGGCTGCGCCAGCGCCCGGAGGGCCACTGCCAGATCATGATCCCGGGCACGACGTTCCAGACGCCGACCGGTTGGGACACCTACCTCGAGCGGCTGGTCGCGGCCTTCCCCGAGGAGGAGGCGGGCCTGCGCCGCTGCGTCACGGTGATGCGCACCATCGCCACCCGCGAGCGGCCGCGGCGGCGTCCGTTCGCGCTGCTGCGCTGGGGGGTGCGGCCGATCACGACGCTGATGGCCGCGTGCGGACTCAGCACCGACGCGCAGGCGGTGATCCTCGCCGAGAACGGCGACTACACCTGGCCCCCGCACCGGACGCCGACCGCCATGCACGCGGGCTTCCTCCACCACTACCTGCAGGCCGGCGCCTACTACCCGCGGGGCGGTGGCCAGGTCATCGGCGCGCACCTCACCGACGTGGTCCAGACCCACGGCGGCCGGGTCCGCACCAAGGCCCGGGTCGAGCAGATCCTCATCGAGGACGGCCGCGCCGTCGGCGTCCGGCTCCGCGGCGGGGAGGAGATCCGCTCCGAGGTCGTGGTCTCCGCGGCCGACTTCAAGAAGACCTGGGCCGAGCTGGTCGGCGCGGAGCACCTGACCCGACGGCTGCGGCGCAGGCTGGCGAACCTGGAGATGACGCTGCCGATGTTCGCGGTGTACGTCGCGCTCGACGTCGACCTGCGCGAGCGGGACACGCCGCCGCTCGCCTGGGTCTGGCCGACCAACGACGTCGACGGCTACTACCGCGAGGTCGCCGCCGGCCGCTGTCCCGAGCGGATGCCGGTGGGCATCAGCTGCCCCACCGCCAAGGACCCCGAGGGGACGCACTCGGCACCCCCGGGCTACTCGACGCTCGAGCTCGTGAGCTGGGCGCCCAAGGAGCACGCCTTCTGGAACGTGGAGTCCGGCCCAGCCGACGGCGGGGCCTACGGCCGCGAGGAGCGCTACCTCCAGCTGAAGGAGGAGCTCACCCAGCGCGTGCTCGACACCGCCGAGCTGATGATCCCCGACCTCCGGGAGCGGATGGTCTTCTGCGAGGCGTCCACGCCCATCACCCAGGAGCGCTTCACCCTCACCACCGACGGCTCCTGCTACGGGATCGCGCCGCTGCTGAAGAACCTCGGCCCGTTCCGGCCGCGGGTCACCACGCACCTCCCGGGCCTGTTCCTGGCAGGGGGCAGCACCGAGCACATGTTCGGCATCAACGCCACGATCCACGGCGGCATGGGCACGGCCGGCGCCGTACTCGGTCGCGACCTGTTCCAGGAGGTGCGCGACGGCGCGGTCTTCGTCGACGAGGCTCGGCTGACGGAGATCACCGAGGACTTCGACCCGCTCCTCGCGTCGAAGCCGGGCTCGGTCATCCGCCGGCCGGCGCGCCGCCGTCCGCGGGTCGACGCCTGA
- a CDS encoding TetR/AcrR family transcriptional regulator has product MDDDTEAAARGSRRRERTRALLLDAAESLMSQRAPEEIRVEDVAAQAGISAASVYVHFGTKDGLLAAVTERVLAVATEALRSAYAAETSPLERFAGVGSAYLRLLLDHPAVVKYLTVTGERGPRTPVEDEVVARFSQLREEFEQSIRDAVETGAIRPVDPELLSYFLFGAWNGVAALALRRDALVLAPERVELAVIEAGLALLEGLILDPPSA; this is encoded by the coding sequence GTGGACGACGACACCGAGGCCGCCGCCCGGGGGTCGCGCCGCCGGGAGCGCACCCGCGCCCTCCTCCTCGACGCGGCGGAGTCGCTGATGTCGCAGCGCGCCCCCGAGGAGATCAGGGTCGAGGACGTCGCCGCGCAGGCGGGGATCTCGGCCGCCTCGGTGTACGTCCACTTCGGGACCAAGGACGGCCTCCTCGCCGCCGTCACCGAGCGGGTCCTGGCCGTCGCCACGGAGGCGCTCCGGTCGGCGTACGCCGCGGAGACGTCCCCGCTCGAGCGCTTCGCCGGCGTCGGCTCGGCGTACCTGCGGCTGCTCCTGGACCACCCGGCGGTGGTGAAGTACCTGACCGTCACCGGCGAGCGCGGTCCCCGTACGCCGGTCGAGGACGAGGTGGTCGCGCGGTTCAGCCAGCTGCGAGAAGAGTTCGAGCAGAGCATCCGCGACGCCGTGGAGACCGGCGCGATCCGGCCGGTCGACCCGGAGCTGCTGTCGTACTTCCTCTTCGGCGCCTGGAACGGGGTCGCCGCGCTGGCGCTGCGCCGGGACGCCCTGGTGCTGGCGCCCGAGCGCGTCGAGCTGGCCGTGATCGAGGCCGGACTGGCCCTGCTGGAGGGCCTGATCCTCGATCCGCCGTCCGCGTGA
- a CDS encoding hemerythrin domain-containing protein produces the protein MTEHLTMNTVIHAAFRRDIARFDAALASFPDGSQARADQLVVAWDFFEEQLHDHHDFEEEYFWPALRQTDADLTSLAALDGEHQAMRDALDVASREVRALRTTPTSTQAGAARTAVAQFSTVLLDHLAHEERDLEPITAAYQDAPSMKAALKQVKRAHFSSMGNLVEWLRDGADASDVAGMHQQVPAPVAFAFAKVAGGRYRREIAPTWRVG, from the coding sequence ATGACCGAGCACCTGACCATGAACACCGTCATCCACGCCGCCTTCCGGCGGGACATCGCGCGTTTCGACGCCGCACTCGCCTCCTTCCCCGACGGCTCCCAGGCACGGGCCGACCAACTGGTGGTGGCCTGGGACTTCTTCGAGGAACAGCTCCACGACCACCACGACTTCGAGGAGGAGTACTTCTGGCCCGCGCTGCGCCAGACCGACGCCGACCTGACCTCGCTCGCCGCCCTCGACGGCGAGCACCAGGCGATGCGCGACGCCCTCGACGTCGCCAGCCGGGAGGTGCGGGCGCTGCGCACCACGCCGACCTCCACGCAGGCCGGCGCCGCCCGGACGGCGGTCGCACAGTTCTCGACCGTCCTCCTCGACCACCTCGCCCACGAGGAGCGCGACCTCGAGCCGATCACGGCGGCCTACCAGGACGCGCCCTCGATGAAGGCGGCCCTCAAGCAGGTCAAGCGGGCGCACTTCTCGAGCATGGGCAACCTCGTCGAGTGGCTGCGCGACGGCGCCGACGCCTCCGACGTGGCAGGCATGCACCAGCAGGTGCCGGCACCGGTCGCCTTCGCCTTCGCCAAGGTCGCGGGCGGGCGCTACCGGCGCGAGATCGCCCCGACCTGGCGCGTCGGCTGA
- a CDS encoding MarR family winged helix-turn-helix transcriptional regulator, translated as MSETSLDASETWHALVHAHDRLIRVFEAHLKDEHGLTRPKFDVLRRLLEADGYRTRMQDLAQAIFYSSGSATKVIDRLVERDLVERSAHDRDRRVVFVSLTPAGLDLARKAVAGHRELARKSVAPFQSAAEAHHVLTYLRRLADGT; from the coding sequence ATGAGCGAGACCAGCCTCGACGCCAGCGAGACGTGGCACGCCCTGGTCCACGCGCACGACCGGCTCATCCGCGTCTTCGAGGCCCACCTCAAGGACGAGCACGGACTGACCAGGCCCAAGTTCGACGTCCTGCGGCGCCTGCTCGAGGCGGACGGGTACCGCACGCGCATGCAGGACCTGGCCCAGGCGATCTTCTACAGCAGCGGCTCCGCGACCAAGGTGATCGACCGCCTCGTCGAACGGGACCTCGTCGAGCGCAGCGCTCACGACCGCGACCGGCGGGTCGTCTTCGTGTCCCTGACCCCCGCGGGGCTCGACCTCGCCCGCAAGGCCGTGGCGGGGCACCGCGAGCTGGCCCGCAAGAGCGTCGCACCGTTCCAGAGCGCGGCCGAGGCCCACCACGTGCTCACCTATCTGCGCCGCCTCGCCGACGGCACGTAA